The following nucleotide sequence is from Apodemus sylvaticus chromosome 2, mApoSyl1.1, whole genome shotgun sequence.
ctaaatatagtgtcatgtagaccaggctgtacaTAGAACCTGCTATCCCTGAACTCCTGCTTCCTCCTACCAAGGGCTCAGATTCTCAGAGGTCTGCCCAAACTGCCTTGTATCgacctcacctctcctctccctttctcactACTAGGGGCTCATGAACTGTGGTGGTTTTGTATTGTAAATTGTAGTGTgccttattttcatttctgttgctgtgataaaataccctgagaaAAAGCAACTTAGGCAAGACAGGGTTGATTTAACATATAATTCCAGGTTTATATTCCCTCATTTTAAATAAGTCAAAGCGGGACTTTGAAGCCCCTGGCTCACAGCCCCGGTCAGGAGCACGGAGAAATAAATGTGTCCGTGCTGACAGGCGCTCAGGTCCTTTCTGCATCACACAGTGCAGGGCCTCGCCCCAGGGAGAGGGCCGCCCACGGTGGCTGGCTTTTCCTACCCAGGTAACACAATCAAGTCACCTTATGACAAGCCCACAGGCCAACGTGATCTAGACAGGCCACTGCACCATTCTGTCTAGGAGACCTGGCTGTGTCAGGTTTACAATGGAAACTAACCATCACAGTGTACTTTAAGAGGTTTTAGAAGGAAAAAGTCAGACTTTTGAAAAACAGATTTCCAGTGTTCCACCTCCTTTTGGGAAAGATGAATTAATTTTCCTGCCAGGCAACAATTAGTAGAGGGGAACAGGGTCTGCCTCTGGCAACGCAGACCAAGAGTCAGTCCACAGGCCACCAGGTTCatcaagcctttttttttttccataattaaaaCTTTATTGAAAAACTGACACCAAAATAGGAGATCATAGCTGTAGACTTTATAAAATCAAACAATAATTACATTGTCTTGGTAGAGTAACTGAAGTTGATAAAGTTTTCTATGTAAACACAAATTCAGGAACTTGTATACATGATTAGTGCTGCTTTCTTCTAAATGAACAGCCTTCTGTGAGCCTGGCTTTTCGTCCTGTGGTCTGGTGCAATACAGTCGAACAACCCACACAGAGAACCACTGTATGAGCATGGCTGAAAACTGTAGTAATCTTGTAGCAACCTGGGCATTTCACATCCATGAATTAAGAAtttgggctgggcggtggtggcgcacgcctgtaatcccagcactctgggaggcagaggcaggcggatctctgagttcgaggccagcctgatctacagagtgagttccaggacagccagggctatacagagaaaccctgtctcgaaaaaaaccaaattcaaaacaaacaaacaaacaaacaaacaaagaatttggGCTCTGAACCAGCCGTTTCTTCTtatgttttttcttctcctcttcctaggAAGGTTGTAATAGATCTAGGCTTGGTGACAGTTCCTCAAGCACGGCCACTCCAAATTGCTGCAATCAGATGCTCGCTTTCCTGCACCCGGCGGTAACACATCAAGCcttctttaaaagagaaaaataaaatttatgtgtgtgtgtgttttgcctgcatctgtctgtctgtgcctggTCCACAGTGGCCATAAGAAGGCATGGAACAATTGTGACCTGTCATGTGGggtgggaactgaatccaggtgctctggaagagcacaATTCTCTCAGCTaggagcatctctccagctcccctgccctgcccccatcaAGGCTCTTAGAGTCATTAATGTATCACTAATATGCCACTGGGGGCCAAATGCTACCAAGTCCTTTGAGATGTCAGTAGGTTCTCCTGCTCTCACCAtgataaaactggaaaaaaaagttaaacaaacAAGGAGGGCTTTCATTAAGGATTAACAACTTTGAATTGttgtgggctggggagatagacagctcagcagttaagcactggctgctcttccagaggttctaagttcaattcccagcaaccacatggtatgtAGAAGCACTTACAttgggaactgatgccctcttctggcatgcaggtgtacatgcagatagaacactcacagacataaaaagaaataaatctttaggaaaaataaaacaactttaaatGGAAAACCATGTTGCCACACAGTGGCGCCAAGCCGAAGCCCCTTCTATGTCTATCACTTTTAGGAGCCGCAAACTAAACTGCCATGACAGGctgacaacattttttttttctcttaggtaCAGGGTCTTGGGAGATGACAAGTCTCCcagttgaaagaagaaaacagacaacCACAACAGGATACTGATGTGGTAAATagagggagccaggaaagagatGAACACTCTACTGCAGTTTGGGACTCAAGGAGACACAGGCTACACTGTCTTTTGGGTGAGACACTGTTCAAGACACTAAGTCAATTTCTTTTGGgtaaaaaatctatttaaattattaacGCCACTAATCAACAGGCATTCAGCAGCATTGCAGAGGATCCAAGGGCAGTTCAGGCCCAAATGTCAGGGTGGGCATCTCTTCTTAGAGGGTTCAGAGGGAAGGGTAAGTGAGGGCCCATGCCAAGGGTCCATGCTTGTAACTAGGATGTCTCTCACTCCTGGAtggcaggggagaggagagagtctGACATCCCGAGGATGtagtgtgtgatttttttttttaaatataaagaaggtttattggagaaaaggaaaagggggaggaggggagagagagaggaggaggaaggaggaggcaggctgGGGAcatgtgggagggaagagggacagagaatagatagatagagagagagagggaagatggggagggggagagggagtggagggTAATGTGAGATCTCGATGTGAAAAGGTTGGGAGGAGGAAACCCATTTAGTCAGTGTGTATTCATGCTGTATGTCACTGGTAGCTCCTGAGAACTTAGAGCCTGTTTGTTAGCTTGGGGCCTGTGCACAGGAGCAGCTGCTGGGGAAGAGAGACATAGTTGTGTATGGGTACAAACTAAGCATCTGGCCTGTCAGAACCAAATGGGTTCTAACAGAAGGGagtaactttaaaaacaaaacaaaacaaaaaacaaaacaaaaaaaaacataatttaagacagggtctcactgaggcTGTCCTAGAATATATAGCCCAGGATTGCTTCCAATTTACAGagatccttctccctcttcctcctaagGATGCCACCACGGATGACAAAACTAACTTTAACCTTGTCATGTAAAGCATAAGGGCCTAGAGCAGCTTCTAACATACACCGAGCAAGTCAAAAACCTCAGAGTAAATCGGAAGGCGAGATGCAGGCTGCTGGGATCGAGGAATCTGAACAGCGGGGAGCAAGAAGCGACTGGTGCTCCACAAAGGTTAACATATAAAAGCTACTGAGGTGGGGTCTACTAGGGTAACCAAACGGACTGAACTGCTTCTCAGAAAATAAGGAACCACTGACACCTCAAAATGTGGTTTTGTGACACTGCGGCGATGGCTAATCCCCGCACTCGtgtggcagcctggtctacagtgcgAGTTCCTGGAcctccaggactacacagagaaaccttgtgtccCCCTCATCCCCTCCCAAAAATTCGAAAACACAACCATTCTAATACATCATTGGCTGCGGAAATGGCCTCACCGCAGTAACCGGAAACAGAAACTGACCACTACATAAACGCCACCTAACGACCGGCTAAGAGCAAAGACAAACCCTGAAAGTAGCCCGATCGGAAGGGGCTTGgcttttcctgttaaaatctGACAAATAGGACCAGCGGGAGTCTCGAAGAACCGGTCTTCTCAGCCCGTTTGACTCTGACGTCCCTCCGGCCACTTTTGCGCAGGCGCAGAGCTACTATGCACAGAAACACGTAAGCAAAAGCGGGAGCCCGTTCTGCTTCGTTGCATCCAATGTTTTCAGGGTGAAACTGTTGACGCTCGGTATctaaactacatttcccagcagGCCTCTGTTTCACACTGAGACTAAGTTTGGTTCTCTGCGATaggataaaaacaataaatttaagtGATGACGTACGAAACAGGAAATAACTTGATTATAGTGTTTGAGTACACCGGTGGAAGAAGCCCCAGTGGCCTAATGGATAAGGCATTGGCCTCCTAAGCCAGGGATTGTGGGTTCGAGTCCCATCTGGGGTGGttctgttttccaacttttaACACCTTCCAATTAGATGATTATTGCAAATCAAAcctactatttattttatgtatttagagacaaggtctctctacatagctttGGCTGTCTTAGAACAAACTCTGCTGATCAGAATGGTCTGTGAACTctgagatccgcctgcttctgctggCAGTAAAGGCGTGTGACGCAGCGCCGGgccattttgttttaaaactagAGAAACTGATGTGAGGCTTTCCTAGTTGAGGGGCTGCAGTTTGCCATACCAGGATATGAGTTCATTTTCTTCCCCTGGGCTGCGGGCATCATCAAGTTTGGAGGTCGGTACATTTAGAAATAGTTAAGATCTTTTTGGCGTGGCCTACGTCAAGTCCACATACTCTGCTGCAGACACCTCTCCTCCGAGGCTCAGCGGCCATCAGCTTATAGTCCAAAGTGACGCAGTCAGAAGGGCCGAGGGTATCGGTGCCTTCCCTTGCTGTTCTGCGGGTCCCCTAAGGTGTCACTTGCGTTCCTCTCCGAGGACCGTCGGTAGGCGGCGCTGTGGGGCTGAGTGGGCGGGAGCATCTCGCCCGAGGCTGTTAGGGCCCCGGCTCGCCAAGGACAGGAAAATGGCGGCCCTGGGGTCCCCGGCGCGCACTCTGCGAGGCCTCCTGCGGGAGCTGCGCTTCCTGAACGCGGCCACCGGGCGACCATATCGCGACACAGCAGCCTACCGGTACCTTGTTAAGGCTTTCCGAGCACATCGGGTACGGAAT
It contains:
- the LOC127678491 gene encoding 40S ribosomal protein S27-like; its protein translation is MDVKCPGCYKITTVFSHAHTVVLCVGCSTVLHQTTGRKARLTEGCSFRRKQH